ATCCACACCGACCCGGCCCGCGCCGACGAAGCCGTCGAGCAACTCGCGGAAGTGTTCCGCTACACGCTGCGACGGTCCGATTCGGAATGGGCGCCGCTCGACCAGGAGTTGACGTTCGCGCGCGCCTACCTCGACGTCGAGCAGGCGCGCTTCGGCCAGCGCCTCACCTGCACGATTGACTCGGACCACCTGCCGCCGGCGCCGCACATCCCGTCGATGCTGCTGCAGACGCTGATCGAGAACGCCGTCAAGCATGGCGTGTCGCAAACCCGCGAGCCGGGCCGCATCGAGGTGATCGTCCGCACCGTCAGCGACCGGGTCACCCTCGAGGTGCGGAACACCGGACCCGGCGCCCAGGCCTTCGGACCCGGCCCGCGCGACGGCGCGGGCTTCGGCTTGCACAGCGTGCGCGAGCGGCTCAAGGGCCATTTCGGCGACGGCGCCACCTTCGCGCTGACCCGCGACGAGAATGCGGGGGTGACGATTGCGCGCATCACCATGCCGCATGTCAGGATGGCCGCATGATCCGCGCCGTGCTCGTCGATGACGAGCCGCCCGCCCGCGTGCGCATGCGGCAGCTGCTCGAGGCGGCCGGCGGCGTCGTGGTGGTCGGCGAAGCCGGCAGCGCCGTGGACGCGCGCGACCTGATCCGCGAGACGCGGCCCGACCTGGTCTTCCTGGACGTCGAGATGCCCGAAGTGCGCGGCACCACGCTGGCCGCATCGCTGCCCGAGCCGCGGCCCTTCATCGTGTTCGCCACCGCCTTCGAAAGCTACGCCCTCGACGCCATCGCCGTGGACGCCACCGACTACCTGTTGAAGCCGGTCTCGCGGGTCAAGCTCGCCGCCACGCTCGATCGCGTCCGCGCGCGACTGGCCAGGCAATCGGATCTCGAACGCGACGTCGCCGCCGGATCGGCCGTGCAGTCGCAGATGTGGCCGGGCGCGCTGCCCGAGGTGCCGGGGTTTGACTGCGCCGCGGCGTCGCTGCCGGCCCGCGGGGTTGGCGGAGATTTCTACGACATGTTTTCGCTTCAGGATGGTGTTGGCGGGCAGTGGGCGCTGCTGCTGGGTGATGCCTCCGGCAAGGGCGTGGCTGCCGGCCTGGTGGCGTCCGCGGTGCAGGCGCGCGTGCACACCGCCGCCCGTCTCGCTCGCCTCGCGCCGGCCGCGCTGATGGCGGCCGTCGACCGCGATGTCTATGGCACCACCGACGGCGCGCGCTACGCCACCGCGATCTACGCCAGGCTCGATGCCGGCACGCGGCGGCTGACACTCGTCAACGCCGGACACCCCGCCGTGCTGGTAGTCGCCGGGACCTCCATCACCCGCCTCGACGCCTCGGGGCCGGCATTGGGATTGACCGAAGCCGGTTCGTTCGCCTCGCACGACGTCACGCTCGAGCCTGGCGCGCTGCTGGTCGCGTACACTGATGGCGTCAGCGACGCGCTCGACGAGGCCGATGAGGAATTCGGTGACGCGCGCGTGGCGACGTTGATGGCGGCCAACGGCCAGGCTCCAGCCGCGCACCTCTGCTCATGTATTCTCGACGCCGTGCGCAGGCACCGGGGCGGCCGGCAGGATCAGGACGACGTGACCGCGCTGGTGGTGAGGGCCCGATGATTCGGACGTTGCTGATCGACGATGAGCAGCCGGCGCGCGAGCGGTTGAAGCAGTTGCTTGGCGCGCATCCCGACATCGAGGTGGTGGGCGAGGCCGACGACGGCATCGACGCCGCGGAGAAGATCGCCGCGCTCGCACCGGACCTCGTCCTGCTCGACATCCAGATGCCCGGGGCCAGCGGCCTCGACGTCGCGGCCTCGCTCGGTCAGCCGCGACCCGCCGTGATCTTCTGCACGGCCTACGACCAGTACGCCGTGGA
This sequence is a window from Vicinamibacterales bacterium. Protein-coding genes within it:
- a CDS encoding SpoIIE family protein phosphatase — encoded protein: MIRAVLVDDEPPARVRMRQLLEAAGGVVVVGEAGSAVDARDLIRETRPDLVFLDVEMPEVRGTTLAASLPEPRPFIVFATAFESYALDAIAVDATDYLLKPVSRVKLAATLDRVRARLARQSDLERDVAAGSAVQSQMWPGALPEVPGFDCAAASLPARGVGGDFYDMFSLQDGVGGQWALLLGDASGKGVAAGLVASAVQARVHTAARLARLAPAALMAAVDRDVYGTTDGARYATAIYARLDAGTRRLTLVNAGHPAVLVVAGTSITRLDASGPALGLTEAGSFASHDVTLEPGALLVAYTDGVSDALDEADEEFGDARVATLMAANGQAPAAHLCSCILDAVRRHRGGRQDQDDVTALVVRAR